A part of Sugiyamaella lignohabitans strain CBS 10342 chromosome D, complete sequence genomic DNA contains:
- the SLC1 gene encoding 1-acylglycerol-3-phosphate O-acyltransferase SLC1 (1-acyl-sn-glycerol-3-phosphate acyltransferase; catalyzes the acylation of lysophosphatidic acid to form phosphatidic acid, a key intermediate in lipid metabolism; enzymatic activity detected in lipid particles and microsomes; GO_component: GO:0016021 - integral component of membrane [Evidence IEA]; GO_component: GO:0005811 - lipid particle [Evidence IDA] [PMID 10515935]; GO_component: GO:0005811 - lipid particle [Evidence IDA] [PMID 24868093]; GO_component: GO:0016020 - membrane [Evidence IEA,IEA,IEA]; GO_function: GO:0003841 - 1-acylglycerol-3-phosphate O-acyltransferase activity [Evidence IEA,IEA]; GO_function: GO:0003841 - 1-acylglycerol-3-phosphate O-acyltransferase activity [Evidence IDA] [PMID 9212466]; GO_function: GO:0016740 - transferase activity [Evidence IEA]; GO_function: GO:0016746 - transferase activity, transferring acyl groups [Evidence IEA,IEA]; GO_process: GO:0016024 - CDP-diacylglycerol biosynthetic process [Evidence IEA]; GO_process: GO:0046474 - glycerophospholipid biosynthetic process [Evidence IGI] [PMID 17675291]; GO_process: GO:0006629 - lipid metabolic process [Evidence IEA]; GO_process: GO:0008152 - metabolic process [Evidence IEA]; GO_process: GO:0008654 - phospholipid biosynthetic process [Evidence IEA,IEA]) yields the protein MVEAAAVLKHGSRGVAAALVLGFFGVIKPLQFYSRVLVYLLLIAGCGIYGALASIVLTLAGKQGLSQWTTARVFYTLARYILGIKVVISNPEALKTRPAVFVSNHQSELDILILGATFPQYCSVTAKKALKYYPFLGWFMTLSGSVFIDRKNRSDALKAFDSAVKKVNRDKQSVFMFPEGTRSYYQEPGLLPLKKGAFHFAVQGQVPVVPFVASNYSKFFSFQKRIFEKGTIEIKVLDPIETKGMTAADVNSLYEKVQTSMKETVDELGYGSLYNDKLK from the coding sequence ATGGTTGAGGCGGCAGCTGTTTTGAAGCATGGGTCGCGGGGCGTAGCGGCCGCCCTGGTGCTGGGGTTTTTTGGCGTGATTAAACCGTTACAGTTCTACTCGCGAGTGCTGGTATACCTGCTGCTTATCGCTGGATGTGGAATTTATGGAGCTTTGGCGTCTATTGTTTTGACATTGGCTGGTAAACAAGGACTTTCCCAATGGACTACTGCTCGTGTGTTTTATACTTTGGCCAGATATATTCTGGGAATTAAAGTAGTCATCTCGAACCCTGAGGCGCTTAAGACACGTCCGGCCGTGTTTGTTTCGAACCACCAGTCGGAACTCGATATCCTGATTCTGGGGGCTACATTTCCTCAGTACTGTAGTGTCACTGCCAAGAAGGCCCTGAAATACTATCCTTTCCTTGGCTGGTTCATGACTCTCAGTGGATCGGTGTTTATTGACCGTAAAAACAGATCCGACGCACTCAAGGCGTTCGACTCGGCCGTCAAAAAAGTCAATCGTGACAAACAGAGCGTTTTCATGTTCCCTGAGGGAACCCGTTCTTACTACCAGGAACCCGGTCTGTTGCCTCTTAAGAAAGGTGCGTTCCACTTTGCTGTACAGGGCCAAGTGCCTGTTGTGCCGTTTGTTGCATCCAACTACTCCAAGTTCTTCTCGTTCCAAAAACGCATTTTCGAGAAGGGTACCATCGAAATCAAGGTTCTCGATCCTATTGAGACTAAGGGCATGACTGCTGCCGACGTTAATAGTTTGTACGAAAAGGTCCAGACCAGCATGAAGGAGACTGTTGACGAACTTGGCTACGGCTCGCTGTATAATGACAAGCTGAAATAG
- the NRK1 gene encoding ribosylnicotinamide kinase (Nicotinamide riboside kinase; catalyzes the phosphorylation of nicotinamide riboside and nicotinic acid riboside in salvage pathways for NAD+ biosynthesis; GO_component: GO:0005737 - cytoplasm [Evidence IDA] [PMID 14562095]; GO_function: GO:0005524 - ATP binding [Evidence IEA]; GO_function: GO:0016301 - kinase activity [Evidence IEA]; GO_function: GO:0046872 - metal ion binding [Evidence IEA]; GO_function: GO:0034317 - nicotinic acid riboside kinase activity [Evidence ISS] [PMID 17914902]; GO_function: GO:0000166 - nucleotide binding [Evidence IEA]; GO_function: GO:0050262 - ribosylnicotinamide kinase activity [Evidence IEA,IEA]; GO_function: GO:0050262 - ribosylnicotinamide kinase activity [Evidence IDA] [PMID 15137942]; GO_function: GO:0016740 - transferase activity [Evidence IEA]; GO_process: GO:0034356 - NAD biosynthesis via nicotinamide riboside salvage pathway [Evidence IGI] [PMID 15137942]; GO_process: GO:0009435 - NAD biosynthetic process [Evidence IEA]; GO_process: GO:0009435 - NAD biosynthetic process [Evidence IGI] [PMID 17914902]; GO_process: GO:0019359 - nicotinamide nucleotide biosynthetic process [Evidence IEA]; GO_process: GO:0046495 - nicotinamide riboside metabolic process [Evidence IDA,IGI] [PMID 15137942]; GO_process: GO:0016310 - phosphorylation [Evidence IEA]; GO_process: GO:0019363 - pyridine nucleotide biosynthetic process [Evidence IEA]) — MAEVLDDIHQTGETPGKYISKEEKNKIGPDHVSKEQLEKARELVIASKLTDKYRFVFVDGIMLYHDNSPVARKFDVRFFLRASYEELKKRREARAGYVTIDGFWQDPPGYFEDIVWPSYVQYHKHLFANDDVESDSLSTDAVDLDLHMPGQDVTAMPDILTWAINVLRESLTSDSLSDS, encoded by the coding sequence ATGGCAGAGGTATTAGACGATATTCACCAGACAGGCGAAACTCCCGGTAAATACATAtccaaagaagagaaaaacaaGATTGGTCCGGACCATGTGAGCAAAGAGCAATTAGAGAAAGCTCGAGAGCTAGTAATAGCCAGTAAGCTCACTGACAAGTATCGATTTGTGTTTGTAGACGGCATCATGCTTTACCATGACAACAGTCCAGTAGCACGCAAATTTGATGTTCGGTTTTTCCTTCGAGCCTCGTATGAGGAGCTGAAAAAACGAAGAGAAGCTCGGGCAGGATACGTAACTATAGATGGATTCTGGCAGGATCCACCCGGCTATTTTGAAGACATTGTATGGCCCAGTTATGTGCAGTATCACAAACACTTGTTTGCGAATGATGACGTCGAATCAGATTCACTGTCTACCGATGCCGTAGACCTTGATTTACACATGCCAGGACAGGATGTTACAGCTATGCCAGATATCCTGACATGGGCCATCAACGTTCTTCGAGAGTCACTGACCTCAGACTCGTTATCCGATTCGTAG
- the RAT1 gene encoding ssRNA exonuclease RAT1, which yields MNGIVHPCTHPEGRPPPETEDEMMLEVFKYTDRVVSMARPRKILMIAVDGVAPRAKMNQQRSRRFRSAQDARILAEEKQRAIAEAEARGEIIDEAIKGKKAWDTNVITPGTPFMDILAKSLRYWVAYKLNNDPGWKDVKVIISDASVPGEGEHKIMEFIRSQRSDPAHDPNTSHCIYGLDADLIFLGLATHEPHFKILREDVFAQDSNKRRKNNNAFALTEEEKRREEDEEAVEKAKPKPFIWLHVDILRQYLEIELDVPRLPFVFDIERAIDDWVFMCFFVGNDFLPHMPSLDVRDNGIDILIGIWRRSLPAMKGYMTCDGQVDLSRVQIMMRALGQQEDGIFRKKREGEVRRLRNEKKRRIENDQRRAYMNQMSAPPPVALSKNRGERAPIAPLDSMPLYSTSGESVGKTHMSNSDIVANRNALNLANMANKTAAQELKAKLLLDGIDSGELEKSKAEHIGDEEDAGNKGEVDKEEGDEEDVETQTPNEEDVVVAGQKRKATSQLQKPTTSGSGQGEDEFDEPEDNIKLWEPGYRNRYYSNKFHVSENDTEFRKGVVKKYIEGICWTLLYYYQGCPSWNWYFPYHYAPFAQDLVDLAEIEIKFELGEPFAPFEQLMSVLPADSSHTLPDIFHPLMSDPKSSIIDFYPVDFPIDMNGKKMAWQGVALLPFIDEKRLLTEVQALYPHLTDHERYRNGRRQEVLLISSANKLYKDVKDRLYGESKTSCVEFRSDKGNGLAGLVRRAPGIQPDRPLAFPLNTGDMPSFDPDMSLVMEYSMPELAHYNKSMLLTGVKLIDPVLTYEDKETIRNGPKKNMFHGRNNRNVEYNTVKPHPVSTGIQRSGGYKYFVSNGTSDQRDQHGYGSGSRNGYGQGGYNSSSYNGGGYGAHGGYGRGGYNQGVYGHDRYSQGGYGQGGYGNNGYNNGGYGQSGYGQTGNSQSGYGSGYGYGYGYDRAASQGGSGGYGYGRDNNRNGYNDNRYGYNQGRSQPHGRY from the coding sequence ATGAACGGTATAGTACATCCCTGTACGCATCCGGAgggcagaccccctcctgaaactgaagatgaaatgaTGCTTGAGGTCTTCAAATATACAGACCGTGTGGTCTCTATGGCCAGACCAAGAAAGATTCTTATGATTGCTGTAGATGGAGTCGCACCTAGAGCAAAGATGAACCAGCAAAGATCGCGTCGGTTTAGGTCTGCTCAAGATGCTCGTATTCTCGCTGAGGAAAAGCAACGTGCTATTGCCGAGGCTGAAGCCAGAGGTGAAATTATAGACGAGGCCATTAAGGGTAAAAAAGCTTGGGACACCAATGTTATTACACCGGGTACTCCATTTATGGATATACTGGCGAAATCTTTGAGGTACTGGGTTGCTTACAAACTCAATAATGACCCTGGTTGGAAGGATGTAAAAGTGATTATTTCCGATGCATCAGTCCCTGGCGAAGGTGAGCACAAGATCATGGAATTTATTAGAAGTCAGAGAAGCGATCCCGCACACGATCCTAACACGAGCCACTGTATTTATGGTCTGGATGCTGATTTAATCTTTTTAGGACTCGCTACTCACGAGCCTCATTTTAAGATTTTGCGTGAAGATGTATTTGCACAAGACAGCAATAAACGTagaaagaataataatgcATTCGCATTGacggaagaagaaaaaaggagagaggaagacgaagaagcgGTGGAAAAAGCAAAGCCAAAACCTTTTATCTGGTTACATGTCGATATATTGCGCCAGTACCTGGAAATCGAACTAGATGTGCCTAGACTACCTTTTGTCTTTGATATTGAACGAGCAATTGACGATTGGGTATTTatgtgtttttttgttggtaaCGATTTCCTGCCTCACATGCCTTCTTTAGATGTACGCGATAACGGTATTGATATTTTGATTGGCATTTGGAGACGGTCTCTGCCAGCTATGAAGGGATATATGACATGCGACGGACAAGTTGATCTTTCTCGTGTTCAGATAATGATGAGAGCTCTTGGTCAACAAGAAGATGGCATTTTCAGAAAGAAGCGGGAAGGCGAGGTTAGAAGATTGCGTAACGAAAAGAAGCGTAGAATTGAAAATGATCAGAGAAGGGCATATATGAATCAGATgtcagcaccaccacctgtGGCATTAAGTAAAAATAGGGGAGAGCGAGCACCAATTGCGCCGCTAGATAGCATGCCTCTATATAGTACATCTGGTGAGAGCGTTGGCAAAACACATATGTCAAACAGTGATATAGTAGCCAATCGAAATGCGCTGAATTTGGCTAATATGGCCAACAAAACGGCTGCACAAGAACTCAAAGCGAAACTTTTATTAGACGGAATAGATTCTGGAGAACTTGAGAAGTCAAAAGCAGAACATATAGGAGATGAGGAAGACGCTGGCAATAAAGGAGAGGTtgataaagaagaaggagacGAGGAAGATGTTGAAACTCAAACTCctaatgaagaagatgttgTGGTTGCTGGTCAAAAACGTAAAGCTACCTCACAATTGCAGAAGCCGACCACATCCGGTTCTGGACAAGGTGAAGACGAATTTGATGAGCCTGAAGACAATATCAAGCTGTGGGAGCCGGGTTACAGAAACCGATACTATTCCAACAAGTTCCATGTGTCCGAAAATGATACAGAGTTCCGTAAGGGTGTTGTCAAAAAGTATATTGAGGGAATTTGTTGGACACTActatattattatcaggGATGTCCTTCGTGGAACTGGTATTTTCCTTACCACTATGCTCCTTTTGCCCAAGATTTAGTAGATCTAGCAGAGATTGAAATAAAATTCGAGCTAGGGGAACCTTTTGCACCATTTGAACAATTAATGAGTGTGCTACCGGCAGATAGCTCACACACTCTTCCAGACATTTTTCATCCTTTAATGAGCGATCCTAAATCGAGCATTATAGACTTTTATCCGGTGGATTTCCCAATTGACATGAATGGCAAAAAGATGGCTTGGCAAGGAGTGGCCCTGTTACCGTTTATTGACGAGAAAAGACTCTTGACAGAAGTACAGGCACTATACCCCCACTTAACTGACCATGAAAGATATAGGAATGGAAGACGCCAGGAGGTACTATTGATTTCCAGCGCGAATAAGCTATACAAAGATGTCAAAGATAGGTTATATGGAGAATCGAAAACATCATGTGTTGAATTCAGATCAGACAAGGGAAATGGATTAGCTGGCCTCGTTCGCCGAGCTCCGGGTATCCAACCAGATCGGCCACTTGCTTTCCCTCTAAACACTGGTGATATGCCTAGTTTTGATCCCGATATGTCTCTAGTTATGGAGTACTCGATGCCTGAGTTGGCTCATTACAATAAAAGTATGCTTTTGACGGGAGTCAAGCTCATTGATCCAGTTCTTACCTACGAAGATAAGGAAACTATAAGAAACGGtccaaagaaaaatatGTTTCATGGAAGAAATAACAGAAACGTGGAATACAATACAGTAAAACCACATCCAGTTTCCACTGGTATTCAAAGAAGTGGCGGTTATAAGTATTTCGTTTCCAATGGCACATCAGATCAGCGAGACCAACATGGCTATGGGTCAGGTTCTAGAAATGGATACGGTCAAGGTGGATATAATAGCAGTAGCTATAATGGAGGAGGTTATGGGGCGCATGGTGGATATGGTCGAGGGGGATATAACCAAGGTGTCTATGGCCACGATAGATATAGCCAGGGAGGATATGGACAAGGTGGATACGGAAATAACGGTTATAATAATGGCGGATATGGCCAATCAGGTTACGGCCAAACTGGAAATTCGCAAAGCGGGTATGGATCAGGATACGGATACGGATACGGATATGACAGAGCTGCCAGTCAAGGGGGCAGTGGTGGCTACGGTTATGGTAGAGATAATAATCGAAATGGTTACAACGACAATAGATATGGCTACAATCAGGGCCGTAGCCAACCTCATGGCAGATATTAA
- the FAP1 gene encoding Fap1p (Protein that binds to Fpr1p; confers rapamycin resistance by competing with rapamycin for Fpr1p binding; accumulates in the nucleus upon treatment of cells with rapamycin; has similarity to D. melanogaster shuttle craft and human NFX1; GO_component: GO:0005737 - cytoplasm [Evidence IEA,IEA]; GO_component: GO:0005737 - cytoplasm [Evidence IDA] [PMID 10998178]; GO_component: GO:0005634 - nucleus [Evidence IEA,IEA,IEA]; GO_function: GO:0046872 - metal ion binding [Evidence IEA]; GO_function: GO:0003676 - nucleic acid binding [Evidence IEA]; GO_function: GO:0003700 - sequence-specific DNA binding transcription factor activity [Evidence IEA]; GO_function: GO:0003700 - sequence-specific DNA binding transcription factor activity [Evidence ISS] [PMID 10998178]; GO_function: GO:0008270 - zinc ion binding [Evidence IEA]; GO_process: GO:0008150 - biological_process [Evidence ND]; GO_process: GO:0006355 - regulation of transcription, DNA-templated [Evidence IEA,IEA]; GO_process: GO:0006351 - transcription, DNA-templated [Evidence IEA]) — MAQESNTNLPVADVLLNKGVESLSLDGQEIVSANQQLVGDESDELEYFSSSDSEFESQEEDSSPYYMDLSDILRTEIENGEYTCLICTGEIDSSSHIWSCEVCYRVYDLECIKSWCQRGIKETAGKGQAGSWKCPSCNSVKTEVIKEYRCWCSKLVNPPQDGLSPHSCGQTCNAPLTGCVHGCGSICHPGPHSECMAIGPSINCFCAKYSKQWPCIITPYQGWQCEDICNEMLPCGEHRCRQVCHNGLCGKCPELVNAKCYCGNTDESIPCSDKRASWSEVKLVDGEIKRWMGYFSCSKICDEVYDCGVHRCSKKCHTRDKDDHLCPMSPRTDEMCPCGKTLVVDLLNGRPRSSCEEPKPKCSKICQKSLSCGHQCSAECHDGECPPCRKFQSVKCACTSQAFDVPCSFVTAGNVARCRKKCTALKDCRRHRCNVICCEHEKAALERERQRKRQFRSRPGAGSTDNSPIEQVHRCDEVCNLLLNCAKHRCVMTCHNGPCHPCLESSLDDYVCPCGRTLVRAPIRCGSMIPKCKYQCTRDPECGHPRVEHECHSSEQQCPKCPYLVERLCVCEKSVIKGVQCHRQTASCGKACGNPLPGCGHPCTKVCHSQGQCLTKCTSACGKLLPCGHIHKASCHFQRESACNKSDCMEVVIDKCTCGNLTRQRKCTGQSLEEITANPSPSIGPIKCDESCAIVERNKKMAEALGLDYQAKLASSAQHKYNDDLLDLYYVDPDWSDTIEANLTEFLAMQPPTKELRLPPMNPQRRMFVHLLCEEFQLQSHSIDSGQNRSVVVLRTHNAITPAAPLRKYYHPNSIRWD, encoded by the coding sequence ATGGCCCAAGAAAGTAATACAAATCTGCCAGTGGCAGATGTTCTACTTAACAAGGGAGTTGAGTCGTTATCACTAGATGGCCAAGAAATAGTTTCTGCAAATCAGCAATTAGTTGGTGATGAGTCGGATGAGTTGGAATACTTTTCTAGCTCGGACTCGGAGTTTGAATCTCAGGAGGAGGACTCTTCGCCATATTATATGGATCTAAGCGATATTTTAAGGACAGAAATTGAGAATGGTGAATATACTTGTCTTATTTGTACGGGTGAGATTGATTCCAGCTCTCATATCTGGAGTTGTGAAGTTTGCTACAGAGTCTATGATCTAGAATGTATTAAAAGTTGGTGTCAACGAGGAATCAAAGAGACAGCTGGCAAAGGACAAGCTGGCAGCTGGAAATGTCCTTCCTGCAATTCCGTCAAAACTGAAGTTATTAAAGAATATAGATGCTGGTGCTCTAAGCTGGTTAATCCACCTCAAGATGGACTCTCTCCACATAGTTGTGGTCAGACATGTAATGCTCCACTGACAGGGTGTGTTCATGGTTGCGGCTCTATTTGTCATCCCGGCCCTCATTCAGAATGCATGGCTATAGGACCAAGTATAAACTGCTTCTGTGCCAAGTATTCAAAACAATGGCCCTGCATTATTACACCTTACCAGGGCTGGCAGTGTGAGGATATTTGTAATGAAATGCTCCCATGTGGAGAGCATCGTTGCAGACAGGTCTGTCATAATGGATTATGCGGTAAATGTCCTGAGCTGGTTAATGCCAAATGTTATTGTGGTAATACAGACGAGTCAATCCCATGCTCTGATAAGAGAGCTAGTTGGAGCGAAGTCAAACTTGTGGACGGTGAGATCAAGAGATGGATGGGTTATTTCTCTTGCAGTAAAATATGCGATGAAGTTTATGATTGTGGAGTTCATAGATGTTCCAAAAAATGCCACACACGAGATAAAGACGATCACTTGTGTCCCATGTCTCCTCGAACGGACGAGATGTGTCCCTGTGGGAAAACATTGGTTGTAGATTTGCTGAATGGTAGACCACGATCCTCATGTGAGGAGCCCAAACCTAAGTGTAGCAAAATTTGCCAGAAGTCACTCTCGTGCGGACATCAATGTTCAGCAGAGTGTCATGATGGCGAATGCCCTCCTTGTAGAAAGTTTCAATCTGTCAAGTGTGCTTGTACTTCACAGGCATTCGATGTCCCTTGCTCTTTTGTCACAGCTGGGAATGTTGCCCGATGCAGAAAGAAGTGTACCGCTCTCAAAGATTGTCGTAGACATCGATGTAACGTCATTTGTTGCGAACATGAGAAGGCAGCACTGGAAAGAGAGAGGCAACGGAAACGGCAATTCAGATCAAGGCCTGGAGCTGGCAGTACAGACAACTCACCAATAGAACAAGTGCATAGATGCGATGAGGTTTGTAACCTTTTGCTAAACTGTGCCAAGCACCGCTGCGTAATGACCTGTCACAATGGACCGTGTCATCCATGTCTTGAATCGTCGTTAGATGATTACGTATGTCCTTGTGGCCGTACTCTAGTTAGAGCACCGATAAGATGTGGTTCAATGATACCCAAATGCAAATATCAGTGCACTCGCGATCCCGAGTGCGGACACCCTCGAGTAGAGCATGAATGTCACAGCAGCGAGCAACAATGCCCTAAATGTCCTTATCTCGTTGAAAGGCTGTGTGTTTGTGAAAAGTCAGTTATTAAAGGTGTCCAGTGTCATCGTCAAACAGCTTCGTGTGGCAAGGCTTGTGGTAATCCATTACCAGGGTGTGGGCACCCATGCACCAAAGTTTGTCATAGCCAAGGTCAGTGTTTGACCAAGTGTACTAGTGCTTGTGGCAAGCTTCTACCTTGTGGTCATATTCATAAAGCCAGTTGCCATTTTCAAAGAGAATCGGCATGTAACAAATCTGATTGTATGGAAGTCGTCATCGACAAATGTACGTGTGGCAACCTCACTCGCCAGCGGAAATGTACCGGTCAATCCCTTGAAGAAATCACTGCTAATCCTTCACCATCTATTGGTCCCATTAAATGTGACGAGTCGTGTGCAATTGTGGaacgaaacaaaaaaatggcCGAGGCCCTTGGTTTGGACTACCAAGCAAAGCTGGCATCCTCGGCTCAGCATAAATACAATGATGACCTTCTTGACTTATACTACGTGGACCCGGATTGGAGTGATACAATTGAAGCAAATCTTACTGAGTTTCTAGCCATGCAACCACCAACTAAAGAACTGCGTCTGCCTCCTATGAATCCTCAACGACGCATGTTTGTTCATTTGTTATGTGAAGAGTTCCAACTCCAAAGCCATTCTATTGATTCGGGTCAAAACCGTAGCGTTGTTGTTCTTCGAACTCACAACGCCATTACTCCAGCCGCCCCCCTGAGGAAATATTACCATCCTAACTCCATTAGATGGGATTAG